From Amphritea atlantica, a single genomic window includes:
- a CDS encoding flagellar biosynthesis protein FlgD translates to MSVNDVSGTQSIYDKINAQNQSSSTSTQSSGNADSEMFMKLMIAQLQNQDPTSPAETSEFMQQIASMSTVENIAKLNTTMESMSASLLSSQAALQASSMIGQDVYAKTDMAQVGESGEIRGVVELPVSTENLRVSIYDSANNLIDEVEMGSQGTGDHYFVWSAGDRPPGAYRVVAEAQVDGNYKTASSFIAYNVNSVTLGQNGIGMKVNTDAGSVDFSDVKRIG, encoded by the coding sequence ATGAGTGTTAACGACGTTTCGGGAACGCAATCGATCTACGATAAGATCAATGCGCAGAATCAGAGTAGTTCTACTTCTACACAAAGTAGCGGCAACGCTGACAGTGAGATGTTTATGAAACTGATGATTGCGCAGCTACAAAACCAGGACCCGACCAGTCCCGCTGAAACCAGCGAGTTTATGCAGCAGATCGCCAGTATGAGTACGGTGGAAAATATCGCCAAGCTGAATACGACCATGGAAAGCATGTCGGCTTCTTTGCTTTCCAGTCAGGCGGCTCTGCAGGCTTCATCGATGATTGGCCAGGATGTGTATGCCAAGACTGATATGGCTCAGGTCGGCGAATCCGGTGAGATCAGAGGCGTGGTAGAACTGCCGGTGAGTACAGAAAATCTGCGTGTTTCGATCTATGACAGCGCCAATAACCTTATTGATGAAGTTGAGATGGGTAGCCAGGGAACCGGAGATCACTATTTTGTGTGGAGTGCCGGGGATCGTCCCCCTGGGGCCTATCGGGTTGTCGCTGAAGCGCAGGTTGATGGGAATTATAAAACGGCTAGCAGCTTTATTGCTTATAACGTCAATAGTGTCACGCTGGGACAAAACGGTATCGGTATGAAGGTGAACACCGATGCAGGCTCGGTCGACTTCAGTGATGTCAAACGAATTGGGTAA
- the flgC gene encoding flagellar basal body rod protein FlgC, with translation MSLGNVFDIAGSAMSAQTVRLNTTASNMANSESVSSSAGETYRARKPVFELKQADTLQPGGLPLGVQAGQGVAISGIVESDAPLRQEYNPDHPMADENGYVYYPNVNVVEEMADMISASRSFQINAEIMNTAKQMMQKALTLGQ, from the coding sequence ATGTCTCTGGGTAATGTTTTTGATATTGCGGGTTCTGCGATGAGCGCACAAACGGTGCGGCTGAATACCACTGCCAGCAATATGGCAAATTCCGAGAGCGTCAGCAGTAGTGCCGGTGAAACCTATCGCGCCCGTAAACCGGTGTTCGAATTGAAGCAGGCAGATACCCTGCAGCCCGGTGGTTTACCGCTGGGGGTGCAGGCGGGACAGGGGGTTGCGATTTCAGGGATCGTCGAAAGTGATGCCCCACTGCGCCAGGAATATAACCCGGATCACCCGATGGCGGATGAGAATGGTTATGTCTACTACCCTAATGTCAATGTTGTAGAAGAGATGGCGGATATGATCTCGGCGTCACGCTCTTTTCAGATAAATGCTGAGATCATGAATACGGCAAAACAGATGATGCAGAAGGCGCTGACTCTGGGCCAGTAA
- the flgB gene encoding flagellar basal body rod protein FlgB — translation MAISFDSALGIHEKAVGLRIQRAEILANNIANSDTPNYKARDIDFKAVLQDAEVGQQSLQMTRTSEGHSSGLVSADFAAEMMYRIPNQPSIDGNTVDVQEEMARYTENAVDYQASFQFLNKKFKGLSNAIRGE, via the coding sequence ATGGCAATCAGTTTTGACAGTGCACTGGGAATTCATGAAAAGGCTGTGGGCCTTAGAATCCAGCGTGCTGAAATTCTGGCAAACAATATTGCTAACAGTGATACGCCGAATTACAAAGCCAGGGATATTGATTTCAAAGCGGTATTGCAGGATGCCGAGGTGGGTCAGCAATCATTGCAGATGACCCGGACCAGCGAAGGGCATAGCAGCGGTTTGGTCAGTGCTGATTTTGCGGCAGAGATGATGTACCGGATTCCAAATCAACCGAGTATTGATGGCAATACTGTCGATGTTCAGGAAGAGATGGCGCGATACACCGAAAATGCGGTCGATTATCAGGCTTCATTTCAGTTTCTGAATAAAAAATTTAAAGGTCTTAGCAACGCGATTAGGGGTGAATAA
- a CDS encoding protein-glutamate O-methyltransferase CheR — MTITQQEFDQFCQFLERACGILLAKHKQYLVESRLSKILIEGRYDSLGQLVVTLERPGNSHLKEQVINAMTTNETLWFRDIHPYEILKDRLLPELAEKQASQRLKVWSAACSTGQEPYSISMIIDEFKEQNPAAFRLGEEIIATDISTRVLEQARLAEYEMLALGRGLSQDRLKKFFEPGKHEAWCLLPKIKKRVAFRELNLLGAYAGIGSCDIVFCRNVLIYFSSERKREILMKIHKTLKPGGYLLLGASESIGELNNLFEMVHCRPGIIYRAK, encoded by the coding sequence ATCACGATTACTCAGCAGGAGTTTGATCAATTTTGTCAGTTTCTTGAGCGGGCGTGTGGCATCTTGCTGGCAAAACACAAACAGTACCTGGTGGAGAGTCGCTTAAGCAAAATTCTTATAGAAGGGCGGTATGATTCATTAGGGCAGCTGGTGGTTACACTGGAACGCCCTGGCAACAGCCATCTTAAAGAACAGGTCATTAATGCAATGACCACCAATGAAACCCTCTGGTTTCGTGATATTCATCCCTATGAAATATTAAAAGACAGGTTGCTGCCAGAGCTGGCTGAGAAACAGGCGTCGCAGCGACTGAAAGTGTGGTCAGCCGCGTGTTCAACCGGTCAGGAACCTTACTCTATCAGTATGATTATTGATGAGTTCAAGGAACAAAATCCAGCAGCATTCAGGCTGGGCGAAGAGATTATTGCGACCGATATCAGTACCCGGGTTCTGGAGCAGGCGCGTCTGGCTGAGTATGAGATGCTGGCGCTTGGCCGGGGATTGTCTCAGGACAGACTGAAAAAGTTTTTCGAGCCTGGAAAGCATGAGGCCTGGTGTCTGCTGCCGAAAATTAAGAAGCGGGTGGCTTTCAGAGAGCTGAATCTACTGGGGGCCTATGCCGGTATTGGTTCGTGCGATATCGTTTTTTGCCGTAATGTGCTGATCTATTTTTCTTCTGAACGTAAACGGGAGATTCTGATGAAGATCCACAAGACACTGAAACCCGGCGGTTATCTTTTGCTAGGGGCTTCTGAGTCGATTGGTGAGCTGAACAACCTGTTTGAGATGGTTCATTGTCGTCCCGGAATTATTTATAGAGCAAAATAA
- a CDS encoding chemotaxis protein CheV, giving the protein MSGINSTVNQRTNMAGQNRLELLLFGLNDDQEYGINVFKVREVLTCPELTGIPKQTTALKGLAHIRGETIPVIDLSQAIGGEPVAAADRLNCFLIVSEYNRRVLAFLVRNVDRILPAKWDQVSPPPIETNEKNYLTAVVQHDGGLIEILDVEQVLADLIPVSTEVKSTVVTDNFKKNAAQYHILVVDDSSVARTQVKKALENLNIKVTTANDGKAALDMLTQMAEKDQKMTDMFLMVISDIEMPQMDGYTLVKKIREDIRLKPLYVMLHSSLSGRFNLAMVKRVGADSFIGKFNPDELAEAVIQRIESVEG; this is encoded by the coding sequence ATGTCAGGTATAAACAGTACTGTAAACCAACGCACCAATATGGCGGGACAGAACCGTCTGGAACTGCTTTTGTTTGGACTTAATGACGACCAGGAATATGGTATCAATGTCTTTAAAGTCCGGGAAGTCCTGACCTGTCCTGAGCTGACTGGTATTCCAAAGCAGACAACAGCCCTGAAGGGTTTGGCCCATATTCGCGGCGAAACGATTCCGGTCATTGATCTTTCTCAGGCCATTGGTGGTGAGCCTGTTGCCGCTGCAGATCGGTTGAATTGTTTTCTGATCGTATCGGAGTATAACCGCCGGGTTCTGGCGTTTCTGGTGCGGAATGTGGACCGAATACTACCGGCAAAATGGGATCAGGTCAGTCCACCCCCGATAGAAACCAATGAGAAAAATTACCTCACTGCGGTTGTTCAGCATGATGGAGGACTGATTGAGATTCTTGATGTTGAGCAGGTGTTGGCTGATCTCATTCCTGTCAGTACTGAAGTCAAATCCACCGTCGTAACCGATAACTTTAAAAAGAATGCCGCTCAATATCATATACTGGTTGTGGATGATTCAAGCGTTGCCCGGACTCAGGTTAAGAAAGCACTGGAAAATCTGAATATCAAGGTGACAACGGCCAATGATGGTAAAGCTGCACTGGATATGCTGACTCAGATGGCGGAAAAAGATCAAAAAATGACTGATATGTTTCTGATGGTCATCTCTGATATCGAAATGCCACAGATGGATGGCTATACTCTGGTTAAGAAAATTCGTGAAGACATTCGACTGAAGCCTTTATATGTCATGTTGCACAGTTCGCTGAGTGGTCGTTTCAATCTGGCTATGGTTAAGCGCGTCGGTGCCGACTCCTTTATCGGCAAGTTTAATCCAGATGAGTTAGCTGAGGCGGTGATTCAGCGAATTGAGTCAGTAGAGGGGTGA
- the flgA gene encoding flagellar basal body P-ring formation protein FlgA, with amino-acid sequence MKTNIFSTIITLITMLAVPVKGTQAAETHSLTQKAHHYLVEQYQKINPMARTVVRVSPLATELDIRRCNSPIAFIHAPGRATRTTTKAVCNQPAWTIFISATIEQWQPIAVTSRALSKGTILGDSDIYLKEFDIKSLTSPYFTNPGELIGREIKRAVTSNQIISPTLVEKKLLIRKGDLVYIQANKGAMTVRMTGTAQQDGSLGEQISVINSRSGKQVHGYVKSQGVITVNGH; translated from the coding sequence GTGAAAACAAATATATTCTCTACAATAATCACACTTATAACTATGTTAGCAGTGCCAGTAAAGGGCACACAGGCTGCCGAGACACACTCACTCACCCAAAAAGCACACCACTATCTGGTGGAACAGTACCAGAAAATCAATCCTATGGCGCGCACTGTCGTCAGGGTGTCCCCCCTTGCAACTGAGCTTGATATCCGCCGATGCAATAGCCCCATAGCCTTTATTCATGCACCCGGCAGGGCAACCCGCACAACCACCAAGGCCGTCTGCAACCAGCCGGCCTGGACTATTTTCATATCCGCCACCATTGAGCAATGGCAGCCGATTGCGGTCACCAGCAGGGCGCTGAGCAAAGGTACCATTTTGGGGGACTCTGATATCTATCTGAAAGAGTTTGATATCAAAAGCCTGACGTCACCCTACTTTACCAACCCCGGAGAACTGATCGGCCGCGAGATAAAACGGGCCGTAACCTCAAATCAGATAATCTCTCCAACACTGGTTGAAAAAAAGCTACTGATCCGTAAAGGTGACCTTGTTTATATACAAGCCAATAAAGGCGCTATGACCGTGCGGATGACCGGAACGGCCCAGCAGGATGGTTCGCTGGGAGAACAGATCAGCGTGATCAACAGTCGCTCAGGCAAACAGGTTCACGGATATGTAAAAAGCCAGGGAGTCATCACGGTAAATGGCCATTAG
- the flgM gene encoding flagellar biosynthesis anti-sigma factor FlgM encodes MVIDITGLTSSSQAANSRAKVSEQPATESKTQQKSADTGSAVSTGVSLSDAAQAVQRSAGQAVEEGISVNEQKIAELKAAIDDGSYQINYEGTARALFQLESMFD; translated from the coding sequence ATGGTTATTGATATCACGGGTTTAACGTCTTCTTCACAGGCGGCTAACTCTCGTGCCAAGGTAAGTGAACAGCCTGCGACCGAGAGTAAAACGCAGCAAAAATCTGCAGACACAGGGTCTGCGGTTTCGACTGGCGTCAGCCTCAGCGATGCAGCTCAGGCAGTACAGAGAAGTGCCGGTCAGGCCGTTGAAGAAGGTATCTCAGTTAATGAGCAGAAGATCGCTGAGCTGAAAGCTGCGATCGACGATGGCAGCTATCAGATTAACTACGAAGGCACCGCTCGCGCTCTGTTTCAGCTCGAAAGTATGTTTGACTGA
- a CDS encoding flagellar protein FlgN: MTPPPLDQINALTTQGITFLTTLSELLDAEYKALQQRSIEHLQELVGQKTDTLQQLEENNQARNQLFISAGITPDKPGLQDYKARLNETEAASFTSLWSELEQVLRQVNEKNKRNEIIITRNSRNLEQLMSIIRGQNQKNTLYNQSGGKGNYSAQNSLGKA; this comes from the coding sequence ATGACGCCCCCCCCTCTCGATCAAATTAATGCCCTGACGACTCAGGGCATTACTTTTCTGACGACACTGAGTGAGTTGCTTGATGCCGAATATAAGGCGCTACAGCAGCGCAGCATCGAACACCTACAGGAACTGGTCGGGCAAAAGACAGATACTCTGCAGCAACTGGAAGAAAATAATCAGGCACGCAACCAACTCTTTATCTCCGCCGGTATAACGCCGGATAAGCCTGGTTTGCAAGACTATAAAGCCCGGTTGAATGAAACAGAAGCAGCGTCGTTCACCTCACTCTGGAGTGAACTGGAACAGGTTCTGCGGCAGGTAAATGAAAAAAACAAGCGCAATGAAATTATCATTACCCGCAACAGCCGTAATCTCGAACAGCTGATGAGCATCATCAGAGGACAGAACCAGAAAAACACCCTCTACAATCAGAGCGGCGGCAAAGGGAATTACTCAGCACAAAACAGTCTGGGTAAAGCCTGA